Genomic window (Streptomyces liliiviolaceus):
ATGCCCGACTATCGCGATGACCTGCGCCTCGCCCATGTCCTGGCGGACGCCGCCGACGCCGCGACGATGGACCGGTTCAAGGCGCTCGACCTCAAGGTCGAGACCAAGCCGGACATGACCCCGGTGAGCGAGGCCGACAAAGCCGCCGAGGAACTGATCCGCGGCCACCTCGGAAGGGCACGGCCACGGGACGCGATCCTGGGCGAGGAGTACGGGGTCGAGGGCACGGGCCCCCGCCGCTGGGTGATCGACCCGATCGACGGCACCAAGAACTACGTACGCGGAGTCCCCGTCTGGGCCACCCTGATCGCGCTGATGGAGGCGGGCGAGGGCGGCTACCAGCCCGTCGTCGGCGTGGTCTCCGCACCCGCGCTGGCCCGCCGCTGGTGGGCCTCGAAGGGCCACGGCGCCTTCACCGGCCGCAGCCTGTCGTCCGCGTCCCGGCTGAAGGTCTCCCAGGTCTCCCGGATGAAGGACGCCTCCTTCGCGTACTCCTCGCTGAGCGGCTGGGAGGAGCGCAGCCTGCTGGACGGCTTCCTGGACCTGTCCCGCGAGGTGTGGCGCACGCGCGCGTACGGCGACTTCTGGCCGTACATGATGGTCGCCGAGGGCTCGGTCGACATCTGCGCGGAGCCCGAACTCTCGCTCTGGGACATGGCGGCCA
Coding sequences:
- the hisN gene encoding histidinol-phosphatase encodes the protein MPDYRDDLRLAHVLADAADAATMDRFKALDLKVETKPDMTPVSEADKAAEELIRGHLGRARPRDAILGEEYGVEGTGPRRWVIDPIDGTKNYVRGVPVWATLIALMEAGEGGYQPVVGVVSAPALARRWWASKGHGAFTGRSLSSASRLKVSQVSRMKDASFAYSSLSGWEERSLLDGFLDLSREVWRTRAYGDFWPYMMVAEGSVDICAEPELSLWDMAATAIVVTEAGGSFTGLDGRPGPHSGDAAASNGILHDELLGYLNQRY